Proteins encoded by one window of Massilia sp. NR 4-1:
- a CDS encoding 3-hydroxybutyrate oligomer hydrolase family protein encodes MQTKKLAVASAAMLALTSCSSDFSDSVNTKPSFLGAITVKNYDGASDDLLTAGLGKTGLAGAQPAYADPNNPTAAELRRNAIWANYRAVLDIAANSGYGTMYGPNVNAAGVVTPSEGKIAGTEYMAYTDDGSGKQNVTLLVQVPASFDPVNPCIVTGTSSGSRGIYGAIGSSGEWGLKNNCAVAYADKGSGNGMYTFDDDSVNLQNGVRATRTAAGKDAHFAPILTDAERAAFLRDYPNRVAFKHAHSQQNPEKDWGKITLQAIEFAFYVLNEKYGALSDDGKSHQIRLKPENTATIASSISNGGGSALLAAEQDSKGLIDAVAVTEPQIQPKSGSYTIRQGGAAVPAQGKPLFDYATYAALYQHCIAGSAARCSALVKKGLLNGADLASQQADAMARLKAYGWQADTDVIQGAHALTNILVATTYLNAYGRFSVIDRVCGISFSSVDAGGALIPFTAAQRAASFAGQNGIIGTPVYENSVGGAKSYAFGTSPSTGEADLSLDAFLCMRSLALGVDAISGAALSPEMAALSTKVRNGIGEVQASGNLKGKPAIIVSGRSDALIPVNHAARAYVGLNAAAEGSGSKLRYVEVTNANHFDSFSSVYPTRIVPLHVYLGRALDAVFANIKNSSSALPPSQLIRTVTRADATVPITAGNLPAFSSAPGANAITTTGTRIDIPD; translated from the coding sequence ATGCAAACCAAAAAACTGGCCGTCGCCAGCGCCGCCATGCTGGCACTGACATCCTGCAGCAGCGATTTCTCCGATAGCGTCAACACCAAACCATCCTTCCTCGGTGCCATCACCGTCAAGAACTATGACGGCGCTAGCGACGACCTGCTGACCGCGGGCCTGGGCAAGACCGGGCTTGCCGGTGCGCAGCCGGCCTACGCCGACCCGAACAACCCCACCGCCGCTGAGCTGCGCCGCAACGCGATCTGGGCCAATTACCGCGCCGTGCTCGATATCGCCGCCAACAGCGGTTACGGCACCATGTACGGGCCGAATGTGAACGCGGCCGGTGTGGTGACGCCAAGCGAGGGCAAGATCGCCGGCACCGAATACATGGCATATACCGACGATGGCAGCGGTAAGCAGAATGTGACCTTGCTGGTGCAGGTGCCGGCCAGCTTCGATCCGGTCAATCCCTGCATCGTCACCGGCACGTCGAGCGGTTCGCGCGGAATTTATGGCGCCATCGGCAGCTCGGGCGAATGGGGGCTGAAGAACAACTGCGCCGTGGCCTATGCCGACAAGGGCAGCGGCAACGGCATGTACACCTTCGACGACGATAGCGTGAACCTGCAGAACGGCGTGCGCGCCACGCGCACGGCGGCGGGCAAGGATGCCCACTTCGCGCCCATCCTGACCGATGCCGAGCGCGCCGCCTTCCTGCGCGACTATCCCAACCGCGTCGCCTTCAAGCACGCGCACTCGCAGCAGAATCCGGAGAAGGACTGGGGCAAGATCACCCTGCAGGCCATCGAGTTCGCCTTCTATGTCCTGAACGAGAAATACGGTGCGCTGTCCGATGACGGCAAGAGCCACCAGATACGTCTGAAGCCGGAGAATACGGCGACCATCGCTTCCAGCATTTCGAATGGCGGCGGTTCGGCCCTGCTGGCGGCGGAGCAGGACAGCAAGGGCCTGATCGATGCCGTGGCCGTGACCGAACCGCAGATCCAGCCCAAGTCCGGCAGCTACACGATACGGCAGGGTGGGGCAGCGGTACCGGCGCAGGGTAAGCCGCTGTTCGATTACGCCACCTACGCGGCGCTGTACCAGCACTGCATCGCCGGCAGTGCGGCGCGCTGTTCGGCACTGGTGAAGAAAGGTTTGCTGAACGGTGCGGACCTGGCCAGCCAGCAGGCCGACGCCATGGCGCGTCTGAAAGCCTATGGCTGGCAGGCCGATACCGACGTCATACAGGGCGCGCATGCGCTGACCAATATCCTCGTCGCCACCACCTATTTAAACGCCTACGGCCGCTTCTCTGTGATCGACAGGGTGTGCGGCATCAGTTTCTCATCCGTGGACGCTGGCGGTGCCCTGATCCCCTTTACGGCGGCGCAAAGGGCGGCCAGCTTCGCAGGACAGAATGGCATCATCGGCACGCCCGTATATGAGAACTCGGTGGGCGGCGCGAAGTCCTATGCCTTCGGCACATCGCCTTCGACCGGTGAAGCCGACCTGTCGCTGGACGCCTTCCTCTGCATGCGTTCCCTGGCCTTGGGCGTGGATGCCATCAGCGGCGCGGCATTGTCGCCGGAAATGGCGGCGCTCAGCACCAAGGTCCGCAACGGCATTGGTGAAGTGCAGGCCAGCGGCAATCTGAAAGGCAAACCGGCCATCATTGTCTCCGGCCGCAGCGACGCCCTGATCCCGGTCAATCACGCCGCCCGCGCCTATGTCGGATTGAATGCCGCCGCCGAAGGCAGCGGCAGCAAGCTGCGCTACGTCGAAGTCACCAACGCCAACCACTTCGATTCCTTCAGTTCGGTCTACCCGACGCGCATCGTCCCGCTGCATGTCTACCTGGGCCGCGCGCTGGACGCGGTGTTTGCCAACATCAAGAACAGCAGCAGCGCGCTGCCGCCATCCCAGTTGATACGCACCGTTACCCGCGCCGACGCCACGGTTCCCATCACCGCCGGCAACCTGCCCGCTTTCAGCAGCGCTCCTGGCGCCAACGCCATCACCACCACCGGCACCCGCATCGACATCCCCGACTAA
- a CDS encoding branched-chain amino acid ABC transporter permease yields MNKKIGYAIAFALTLAAPFIGYPVFLMKLLCFALFACAFNLLIGFTGLLSFGHAAFFGAAGYATGNALRNWGLPFELALLTGVAAGALIGFVMGSLAIRRQGIYFSMITLALAQMVYFAGLRFTDFTGGEDGLQGVPRGKLLGMLDLQNDLAMYYVVLAIAVGGFALIMRTVHSPFGQTLKAIKENEPRAISLGYDVDKYKLMAFVLSAALTALAGATKTVVLGFETLTDVHWAMSGLVILMTLVGGMGTLVGPIIGAIIIIALENKLGDFGTFVAVHTGVEWFNTLGEAVNMVTGLIFVTCVLLFRKGIVGEIVALTGRRRSA; encoded by the coding sequence ATGAACAAGAAAATCGGCTACGCGATTGCCTTTGCCTTGACCCTGGCCGCGCCCTTTATCGGCTATCCGGTCTTCCTGATGAAGCTGCTGTGCTTTGCGCTGTTTGCCTGCGCCTTCAATCTGCTGATCGGCTTTACCGGACTGCTGTCCTTCGGCCACGCGGCCTTTTTCGGCGCGGCCGGCTACGCCACCGGCAACGCGCTGCGCAACTGGGGCTTGCCGTTCGAGCTGGCGCTGCTGACCGGCGTGGCGGCGGGCGCGCTGATCGGCTTTGTCATGGGATCGCTGGCGATCCGCCGCCAGGGCATTTACTTCTCCATGATCACGCTGGCGCTGGCGCAGATGGTGTATTTCGCCGGCCTGCGCTTCACCGATTTCACGGGCGGCGAAGATGGCTTGCAAGGCGTCCCGCGCGGCAAGCTGCTCGGCATGCTGGACCTGCAAAACGATCTGGCCATGTACTACGTGGTGCTGGCGATCGCGGTGGGCGGCTTTGCCCTCATCATGCGCACTGTGCATTCGCCCTTCGGCCAGACCCTGAAGGCGATCAAGGAAAACGAGCCGCGCGCCATCTCGCTCGGCTACGACGTCGACAAATACAAGCTGATGGCCTTCGTGCTGTCGGCCGCCCTGACCGCGCTGGCCGGCGCCACCAAGACCGTGGTGCTGGGCTTTGAGACCTTGACCGATGTGCACTGGGCCATGTCCGGCCTGGTGATCCTGATGACGCTCGTAGGCGGCATGGGCACCCTGGTCGGGCCGATTATCGGCGCCATCATCATCATCGCGTTGGAGAACAAGCTGGGCGACTTCGGTACCTTCGTTGCAGTGCACACCGGCGTGGAATGGTTCAACACCCTGGGCGAGGCGGTGAATATGGTGACGGGTCTGATTTTCGTCACCTGCGTGCTGCTGTTCAGGAAAGGCATCGTGGGCGAGATTGTCGCCCTCACAGGCAGAAGAAGATCTGCCTGA